One region of Primulina tabacum isolate GXHZ01 chromosome 17, ASM2559414v2, whole genome shotgun sequence genomic DNA includes:
- the LOC142531171 gene encoding protein STRUBBELIG-RECEPTOR FAMILY 6-like, which produces MKTLTAVVLLVSILSCADAETDPSDASILNALYISLNSPPQLTKWSSNAGDPCGDSWMGITCAGSRVTKIKISGLGLSGNMGYQLDKLTSVTDFDISNNNLGNQIPYQLPPNMESLNLAGNGFTDGLPYSMSLMTYLKYLDVSHNHIQGEVNLMFSSLTNLSTLDLSFNALTGNLPQSMQSLTSISNMYLQNNQFTGTIDVLANLPLTNLNIENNHFSGWIPQQLKSINLQSNGNSFDSGPAPPPPPSTPPASTLNPNHKSGGNSDSSNGGGSGTGGHKSGVGAGAVAGIIISIFVVAAIVIFVIMKRLSRKSITDIEKLNNQPFAPLTSQEVRDEKYVENSAKANTKYFETLPMINLKPPPVDLHKTEEDIVSLKPISPPKKVPTVPLNAKPYSIADLQVVTNSFSVENLLGEGTVGRVYRAQSNDGKALAVKKINSSALSNSEEFLSIVSDISHLHHPNITELVGYCSEHGQHLLVYEFHKNGSLYEFLHLSDEYSKPLTWNTRVKIALGTARALEYLHEVCSPSVIHKNFKSANIILDLEFNPHLSDCGLASLVREPDQASGYSAPEVALCGKYTLKSDIHSFGVVMLELLSGRKPFDSSRARSEQSLVRWATPQLHDIDALSKMVDPLLRGLYPVKSLSRFADVIALCVQPEPEFRPPMSEVVQALVRLVQRANMSRRTTGKEDAVRDERGEDSDDNNS; this is translated from the exons ATGAAAACGTTGACAGCGGTGGTGTTGCTTGTTAGCATTCTGAGTTGTGCAGATGCAGAAACAGATCCATCTGATG CTTCTATTCTCAATGCGTTATACATCAGTTTGAATTCACCACCACAACTTACCAAATGGAGCTCGAATGCTGGGGATCCTTGCGGAGATTCCTGGATGGGTATTACCTGTGCAGGCTCAAGAGTGACTAAAAT AAAGATATCCGGGTTAGGGCTCTCTGGAAATATGGGATACCAGCTAGATAAATTGACCTCTGTTACTGATTT TGATATAAGTAACAATAATCTTGGAAACCAGATTCCTTATCAACTTCCTCCGAACATGGAAAGCCT AAACCTTGCTGGTAATGGCTTCACTGATGGCCTTCCCTATTCCATGTCACTGATGACTTATCTAAAATACCT TGACGTGAGTCACAATCACATTCAGGGCGAAGTGAATCTCATGTTCAGCTCACTTACCAATCTGTCAACATT GGACTTATCTTTTAATGCCCTGACTGGCAATCTTCCTCAAAGTATGCAGTCGCTGACGAGTATATCTAATAT GTATTTGCAGAATAATCAGTTTACGGGAACCATCGATGTGCTTGCTAATCTTCCACTTACGAATCT AAATATAGAAAACAACCATTTTAGTGGATGGATCCCACAACAATTGAAAAGCATAAATCTGCA ATCAAATGGCAACTCATTTGACTCTGGACCTGCGCCTCCACCTCCACCAAGCACTCCTCCTGCCAGCACGCTCAACCCAAATCACAAATCTGGAGGGAATAGTGACTCATCTAATGGGGGTGGTAGTGGAACTGGCGGACATAAATCTGGTGTAGGAGCTGGAGCTGTGGCTGGAATTATAATATCCATTTTTGTTGTAGCAGCAATAGTAATATTTGTTATTATGAAAAGACTATCCAGAAAGTCAATTACCGACATTGAAAAGCTCAACAATCAACCGTTCGCTCCTCTTACTTCACAAGAAGTGCGAG ATGAGAAGTATGTTGAAAATTCAGCAAAAgccaacacaaaatattttgaaactcTTCCCATGATAAATCTCAAACCTCCTCCTGTTGATCTTCACAAGACTGAGGAAGATATTGTCTCATTGAAGCCTATTAGTCCGCCAAAGAAAGTTCCTACTGTTCCATTAAATGCTAAACCGTATTCAATAGCGGACTTACAGGTAGTTACAAATAGTTTCAGTGTGGAAAACCTTCTTGGCGAGGGAACCGTTGGGCGTGTTTATCGAGCTCAATCTAATGATGGAAAG GCTCTTGCTGtgaagaaaataaattcatctgCTTTGTCCAATTCTGAAGAATTTCTGAGCATCGTATCAGATATCTCACATTTGCATCATCCAAATATAACCGAGTTGGTAGGGTATTGCTCAGAGCACGGACAGCACCTGCTAGTTTACGAGTTCCATAAAAATGGATCCCTATATGAATTTCTGCACCTCTCTGATGAATATAGCAAGCCATTAACATGGAACACTCGAGTCAAGATTGCGTTAGGGACTGCGCGAGCATTGGA GTACCTACACGAAGTTTGCTCACCTTCAGTtatccataaaaattttaaatcggCAAACATCATACTCGACTTGGAGTTCAATCCTCACCTTTCTGATTGTGGTTTAGCTAGCCTTGTCCGAGAACCAGATCAG GCATCTGGCTACAGTGCACCAGAGGTTGCCTTGTGTGGCAAATATACCTTAAAGAGTGACATACACAGTTTTGGGGTTGTGATGTTGGAACTTCTCAGTGGTCGTAAACCTTTTGACAG CTCAAGGGCAAGATCAGAGCAATCTTTAGTTCGATGGGCAACACCTCAGCTTCATGATATTGACGCCCTGTCCAAGATGGTTGATCCCCTTCTAAGAGGGCTTTATCCTGTCAAATCTCTCTCACGTTTTGCGGATGTAATTGCCCTTTGTGTTCAG CCGGAACCAGAGTTCAGACCACCAATGTCAGAAGTTGTTCAGGCATTGGTACGTTTAGTACAACGAGCAAACATGAGTAGAAGGACTACAGGAAAAGAAGATGCAGTTCGGGATGAAAGAGGTGAAGATAGCGATGACAATAATTCTTAG